In the Chroococcidiopsis sp. SAG 2025 genome, one interval contains:
- a CDS encoding polysaccharide ABC transporter ATP-binding protein, producing the protein MTELVDREIAIQSQDSEVVISVENVSKKFCRDLRRSLFYGVRDIATELIGGKRKETLRNQEFWALKDVNFELRRGQALGLVGANGAGKSTLLRIISGLIKPDIGTVRLKGRVAPLIALGAGFNPLLTGRENIYANMSILGLSTKEIEARFQEVIDFAEIWDAIDAPVQNYSSGMAARLGFACAIHTEPEILLIDEVLAVGDIKFKAKCYRKLHQLRQQGTSFVLVNHNPQAILNVCDSAIYLVKGELIASGDTETVIEKYEEDLFLDSKKATAQVMYLPEKSASESFGLDITHLFFRDVEGKILESLKSGELASFCVGCKAHQKFDNVTLHLKITELGGEGGTGAVLFLSGENDEKFFEVVPGKHEIQLQMPYLGLAPGTYTMSVKLKQSSIYTFDVFESFRFSVKSDGTMSQCKFYQPRSWQIVSDDHAE; encoded by the coding sequence ATGACTGAATTAGTAGATCGAGAAATTGCTATTCAATCTCAAGATTCTGAAGTCGTTATTTCGGTAGAAAATGTCTCAAAAAAGTTTTGTCGAGACTTAAGGCGATCGCTATTTTATGGTGTCCGAGATATCGCCACGGAGCTAATAGGTGGGAAGAGAAAAGAAACGCTACGTAACCAAGAATTTTGGGCGTTGAAAGATGTTAATTTCGAGCTGCGTCGGGGGCAAGCACTAGGCTTAGTTGGGGCAAATGGAGCCGGAAAAAGCACGCTATTACGGATTATTAGCGGTCTGATTAAGCCAGATATTGGTACTGTCAGACTTAAGGGTAGGGTGGCTCCACTGATTGCTTTAGGAGCAGGTTTTAATCCGCTCCTAACGGGGCGAGAAAACATCTATGCCAATATGTCAATTTTAGGATTATCAACCAAAGAAATCGAAGCCAGATTTCAAGAGGTAATAGACTTTGCGGAAATTTGGGATGCGATTGACGCACCCGTGCAAAATTATAGTTCGGGAATGGCAGCGCGGTTAGGGTTTGCCTGCGCAATTCATACAGAACCGGAAATTTTATTAATTGATGAAGTCTTGGCTGTAGGAGATATCAAATTTAAAGCCAAATGTTATCGCAAACTACACCAGCTACGCCAGCAGGGAACATCTTTTGTTTTAGTCAATCATAATCCCCAAGCAATTTTAAATGTATGTGACTCGGCAATTTACCTAGTAAAAGGTGAATTGATTGCGTCTGGCGATACGGAAACAGTTATCGAAAAGTATGAAGAAGATTTGTTTCTAGACAGTAAGAAAGCAACTGCACAAGTCATGTATTTGCCAGAAAAATCTGCTAGTGAAAGTTTTGGCTTAGACATCACTCATCTATTTTTTCGAGACGTTGAAGGCAAGATTCTAGAATCGCTTAAAAGTGGCGAACTTGCTTCCTTTTGTGTCGGCTGTAAAGCTCATCAAAAGTTCGATAATGTGACATTGCATTTAAAAATCACAGAATTAGGCGGGGAAGGTGGTACGGGAGCAGTTTTATTTTTAAGTGGCGAAAATGATGAGAAGTTCTTTGAAGTTGTACCAGGAAAACATGAAATTCAATTGCAAATGCCTTATTTAGGTTTAGCCCCTGGAACTTATACAATGAGCGTTAAACTCAAACAAAGTTCTATCTATACTTTCGATGTCTTTGAGTCTTTTCGATTTAGCGTTAAATCGGATGGAACGATGAGTCAATGTAAGTTTTATCAACCGCGATCGTGGCAAATCGTTAGTGACGATCACGCTGAGTGA
- a CDS encoding glycosyltransferase has translation MSYRVLHYNWAAYFQKPTLGGGVSIYCKNLIDYTTQIDNWHVTFLYSGTDYSYFNKRPHIKTIRNQNHPHVPTFSLVNSPIIAPSHFAFDDPLGNVKQPALEKCFQEFLDTQAPFSIIHFHNLEGITANCLKIAKESGAKVVFSLHNYWAVCPQVNLWRLEQSHCDDNLDGRACLACLPIPPNSERELAMRRLEFLGNSLDLKGRSLPLNLLKKLVAIFYKIQRPLVVQTRSPLLKTLELKGSNLPQQAEAYQFRRQEIVSLINRYVDVALSVSDRTAAIYRHYGVDPARLSTQYIGSKATQFPVPPHNPAVYSPGQPFRCVYMGVPRKDKGFYFLLEELRCLSAAELSTLELVVASKIADRTELDLAMQQKGPLLSLAQSLHRLIYHPGYSHENLPKILDGIHLGIVPPLWEDNLPQVTFELLACRVPVLCSNRGGAQEFVRHPAFIFDPGKKGDFQQKLSTIRENPHLLTEFWQKAQTVRSLEQHFQELIEVYAGCGN, from the coding sequence ATGTCATACAGAGTACTTCATTATAACTGGGCTGCCTACTTTCAGAAACCTACTCTTGGGGGAGGCGTATCTATTTATTGTAAAAATTTAATTGACTATACAACTCAAATAGATAATTGGCACGTCACCTTTCTGTATTCTGGAACCGATTACAGTTACTTTAATAAACGTCCTCATATCAAAACGATTCGCAACCAAAATCATCCCCACGTACCTACTTTTTCACTTGTTAATTCACCAATTATTGCACCTTCTCACTTCGCTTTTGACGATCCATTAGGCAACGTTAAACAACCTGCTTTGGAAAAATGCTTTCAAGAGTTTTTAGACACGCAAGCACCTTTCTCTATCATTCACTTTCACAATTTGGAGGGCATAACCGCTAATTGCCTCAAAATAGCCAAAGAAAGTGGTGCTAAAGTCGTGTTTAGTTTGCATAATTATTGGGCTGTTTGTCCACAAGTTAATTTGTGGAGATTAGAACAGAGCCATTGTGACGATAATTTAGACGGACGAGCCTGCCTTGCCTGTTTGCCTATACCGCCAAATTCAGAGCGAGAATTGGCAATGAGGAGATTAGAATTTTTAGGCAACTCGCTCGATTTGAAAGGGCGATCGCTCCCTTTAAACTTGTTAAAAAAACTCGTTGCTATTTTCTACAAAATTCAACGACCGCTGGTCGTGCAGACGCGATCGCCCCTACTCAAAACACTAGAACTTAAAGGTTCAAATCTGCCTCAGCAAGCCGAAGCGTATCAATTTCGACGGCAGGAGATCGTCTCTCTGATTAATCGTTATGTTGATGTGGCGCTGTCTGTTTCCGATCGCACTGCTGCAATTTATCGGCACTATGGGGTCGATCCGGCACGGTTGAGTACGCAGTACATCGGTAGTAAAGCCACGCAGTTTCCAGTCCCGCCGCATAACCCAGCAGTATACTCTCCAGGGCAGCCCTTTCGATGCGTTTACATGGGAGTACCGAGAAAAGATAAAGGATTTTACTTCCTATTGGAAGAATTACGTTGCCTATCAGCAGCAGAATTAAGCACGTTAGAACTCGTTGTCGCTAGTAAAATCGCAGATCGCACCGAGTTAGACTTGGCAATGCAGCAGAAAGGACCATTGCTCTCTTTAGCTCAGTCTTTGCATCGATTAATTTACCATCCCGGTTACTCTCACGAAAATCTTCCTAAAATCTTAGATGGCATCCACTTGGGAATTGTCCCGCCACTATGGGAAGATAATCTGCCACAAGTTACTTTTGAACTTTTAGCTTGTCGCGTACCCGTACTTTGCTCGAATCGAGGCGGCGCGCAAGAATTTGTGCGGCATCCGGCTTTCATTTTCGACCCAGGCAAAAAAGGAGACTTTCAGCAGAAACTCTCAACTATTCGCGAGAACCCGCACTTATTAACCGAGTTTTGGCAAAAGGCGCAAACGGTGCGATCGCTAGAACAACATTTTCAAGAATTAATTGAAGTTTACGCTGGCTGTGGTAACTGA
- a CDS encoding glycosyltransferase family 4 protein, with protein MMKVCFIAACPGTDMRGGPRSLLETIDSLQKLGVECFVLLPAQGRLFDELSRRDIPVRVIPYERWLEATNYPLRDRWRKLKRSYRIAFQIAAQIKEWQCDVVYTNTIAIGVGAFAAFLLRKPHVWHIREFVYEDHGQVFDLGRNLTLKLVDLLSQVCIVNSKAVAQKYEQWIAPTKLKVVYQAVNVTPGEAIALPPTTNFRCIIVGALVEGKRQEDAIRAIAELVHMGVRVELLIVGDGDPQYREYLEAIATSNQVEQYIKFYGYADNPFPLMQSADVVLVCSKCEAFGRVTVEGMRAGKPIIGTRSGGTQELIRDGFNGLLYTAEDERELAQKIKHICDRPDLAKQMGENGQQWAAEQFTPARYGKEIYLLLKQLCGKNLNI; from the coding sequence ATGATGAAGGTATGCTTCATTGCTGCCTGTCCAGGCACGGATATGCGGGGAGGACCGCGATCGCTACTGGAAACTATAGACTCGCTTCAGAAACTGGGAGTCGAGTGTTTTGTTTTATTACCCGCACAAGGGCGACTGTTCGACGAATTAAGCCGTCGCGATATTCCTGTTCGTGTCATTCCCTACGAACGCTGGCTGGAAGCCACAAATTATCCCTTACGCGATCGTTGGCGGAAGTTAAAGCGAAGCTACCGTATAGCATTCCAAATCGCCGCTCAAATTAAAGAGTGGCAGTGCGATGTAGTCTACACGAATACCATTGCCATAGGCGTTGGTGCTTTTGCCGCATTTCTCTTGAGGAAGCCCCATGTGTGGCACATCCGCGAGTTTGTTTACGAGGATCACGGACAAGTTTTCGATCTCGGTCGCAATCTTACTTTAAAACTAGTAGATTTGCTGTCCCAGGTTTGTATCGTCAACTCCAAAGCCGTAGCTCAAAAATACGAGCAGTGGATCGCGCCGACAAAGTTGAAAGTGGTTTATCAAGCAGTGAACGTCACTCCAGGCGAGGCGATCGCCTTACCCCCGACAACAAATTTTAGGTGCATTATTGTAGGTGCATTGGTAGAGGGAAAGAGACAGGAAGACGCGATCCGCGCTATTGCCGAATTGGTACATATGGGCGTAAGAGTAGAGCTATTAATCGTTGGCGATGGCGATCCTCAATACCGAGAGTATTTAGAGGCGATCGCAACCTCAAACCAAGTAGAGCAATATATTAAGTTTTATGGCTACGCCGACAATCCCTTTCCGTTGATGCAGAGTGCCGATGTCGTACTTGTATGCTCTAAGTGCGAGGCTTTTGGCAGGGTGACTGTAGAAGGGATGCGGGCAGGTAAGCCGATAATCGGTACGAGGAGTGGTGGTACGCAAGAGTTAATTCGAGATGGATTTAATGGGTTGTTATATACTGCGGAAGACGAGCGAGAACTAGCGCAGAAAATTAAACATATTTGCGATCGCCCAGATCTGGCTAAACAGATGGGCGAGAACGGTCAACAATGGGCTGCCGAGCAATTTACTCCAGCACGCTACGGCAAGGAAATATATTTGCTGTTAAAACAGTTATGTGGCAAAAACCTGAATATTTAA
- the psb32 gene encoding photosystem II repair protein Psb32 has protein sequence MRYLRSKITSSRKYLQSLVFSLGLVVLTTLMLPFPAIATSLYEIPSVAPGDRTWVIDPAKAISPINEGKIGSELEKLAETTGNEVRFVAIRRLDYGETAQSFTDKLFEQWFPTPEAQANQTLVVLDTLSSGTGIRVGDKAKSLLTDDIAKSVMTQTILYPLREGEKYNQAFLDASDRLVAVLSGAPDPGAPEQLATDVAVESTYKNTEETKSSNATIWVIGFLVAATIIPMVTYYFYIK, from the coding sequence ATGAGATACTTACGCAGCAAAATAACTAGCAGTAGAAAATATCTGCAATCCTTAGTTTTCTCTTTGGGATTAGTTGTTCTCACGACATTAATGCTGCCCTTTCCAGCGATCGCAACGAGTCTATATGAAATTCCTTCAGTCGCGCCAGGAGATCGGACTTGGGTGATCGATCCGGCAAAAGCAATCAGTCCGATTAACGAAGGCAAGATTGGTAGCGAATTGGAGAAATTGGCAGAAACGACCGGAAATGAAGTTAGATTTGTCGCCATTCGCCGCCTCGACTATGGCGAGACTGCTCAATCCTTTACCGATAAATTATTCGAGCAGTGGTTTCCAACTCCAGAAGCGCAAGCCAATCAAACTCTAGTCGTACTAGATACCCTGAGCAGTGGTACTGGAATCCGGGTAGGAGATAAAGCCAAGTCGCTGCTGACAGATGACATCGCCAAAAGCGTGATGACTCAAACCATTTTGTATCCTTTACGTGAAGGCGAAAAATACAATCAAGCGTTTCTCGATGCTAGCGATCGCCTCGTAGCTGTTTTATCTGGCGCACCCGATCCTGGCGCACCCGAACAGCTAGCAACTGATGTCGCTGTCGAAAGTACCTACAAAAACACCGAAGAGACAAAATCCAGCAACGCTACTATTTGGGTAATTGGCTTTCTTGTAGCTGCAACGATTATTCCAATGGTGACTTATTATTTTTATATTAAGTAA
- a CDS encoding glycosyltransferase family 2 protein: MDVSKMAEPQVTIVVVPRERFSLTQKSLESIYENTTIPFKLIYVDGGSPARIRDYLAAQAREKNFQLIRTDYYPSPNYARNLGLAQVNTEYVVFMDNDVVVAPNWLNNLVRCAEETGAAVVSPLVCQGQALHEIVHCAGGESAVIEENKGDRPTRRLHDKIYKQGKRVADLGDFLQRQPTGLAEFHCMMVRTAIIEKIGGQLDAAMMNTKEHVDFCVAVSEAGGSIYLEPTSLVTYINGMPLELSEIPFYMVRWSDAWGTTSLNRLREKWNLTENNYHKNWYRSWSEYLTGRRRVFIIRPLLNKYYVFGRGKTRLENMLVRMEKRLNRYLTDRHTRKHPQEVQQQPAKSLPKTPVSA; encoded by the coding sequence ATGGACGTATCAAAGATGGCAGAACCACAAGTCACGATCGTAGTCGTACCACGCGAACGTTTCAGTCTAACTCAAAAATCCCTTGAAAGTATTTATGAGAACACCACAATCCCTTTCAAGTTGATTTATGTAGATGGTGGCTCCCCTGCGCGTATCCGAGATTACTTAGCAGCTCAAGCCCGCGAGAAAAATTTCCAACTGATTCGTACCGATTATTACCCTTCACCAAATTATGCTAGAAATCTAGGTTTAGCCCAGGTCAATACAGAATACGTTGTCTTCATGGATAACGATGTTGTCGTTGCTCCGAATTGGCTGAATAATTTGGTTCGATGCGCTGAGGAAACGGGAGCTGCGGTAGTTAGTCCCCTCGTGTGCCAAGGTCAAGCTTTACACGAAATCGTACATTGTGCAGGTGGAGAATCTGCGGTGATTGAAGAAAACAAGGGCGATCGCCCGACTCGGCGCTTGCACGATAAAATCTACAAGCAAGGTAAGCGCGTAGCAGATTTAGGCGACTTCTTGCAACGACAGCCAACTGGTTTGGCAGAGTTTCATTGCATGATGGTACGCACGGCGATAATTGAAAAAATCGGTGGTCAACTCGATGCCGCGATGATGAACACAAAGGAACATGTAGACTTTTGTGTAGCGGTATCTGAGGCTGGAGGTTCCATCTACTTAGAGCCAACATCCCTCGTCACCTACATTAACGGGATGCCGCTGGAATTGTCCGAAATTCCTTTCTACATGGTACGTTGGAGCGATGCTTGGGGTACGACTAGCTTAAACCGCTTGCGCGAAAAGTGGAATCTGACCGAGAACAACTACCACAAAAATTGGTATCGCAGTTGGTCGGAATATTTAACCGGAAGACGCAGGGTATTTATTATTAGACCGCTGCTGAATAAATATTATGTCTTTGGTAGGGGCAAGACTCGACTAGAAAATATGTTAGTGCGGATGGAGAAAAGGCTGAACCGTTATCTCACCGATCGCCATACTCGCAAACATCCGCAAGAAGTACAACAGCAGCCTGCTAAGTCGTTGCCGAAAACTCCAGTATCAGCATAA
- a CDS encoding DUF6671 family protein has protein sequence MPTNSLFTGRVAVIATMHEKEKAIAPIVESELGVQCIVPNDFNTDIFGTFTRDIARPADQIATAKLKAKKALEITGETIAIASEGSFAPHPDLPFISANREIIVFIDTLNQLEIVGQEISTETNFNGQSVRTVEEAESFARKIGFPSHGLVVMLSSDSLERTEIFKGINTEEKLTEIVTFALSKSSSGKVHIETDMRALYNPTRMQNIAKATKNLIQKIHQICPNCACPGFDEIEQRRGLPCGLCNLPTSAIRSVVYQCQKCSFQQEKLFPQGIKAADPAQCMYCNP, from the coding sequence ATGCCAACAAATTCTTTGTTTACAGGTCGCGTAGCAGTTATTGCGACTATGCACGAGAAAGAAAAAGCGATCGCACCCATTGTAGAATCAGAATTAGGAGTGCAATGTATAGTTCCAAACGACTTTAACACAGATATCTTTGGTACGTTTACTCGCGATATTGCCAGGCCAGCAGACCAAATTGCTACAGCTAAACTCAAAGCTAAAAAAGCTTTAGAAATAACAGGTGAAACAATTGCGATCGCTAGTGAAGGTTCTTTTGCACCCCATCCCGATCTACCTTTTATTTCGGCAAATCGAGAAATAATCGTTTTCATCGATACGCTAAATCAGTTAGAAATTGTCGGTCAGGAAATTTCCACAGAAACTAACTTTAATGGTCAATCAGTTAGAACTGTTGAAGAAGCCGAGTCTTTTGCTCGTAAAATTGGCTTTCCCTCTCATGGTTTAGTGGTCATGCTCAGTTCTGACTCTTTAGAGCGCACAGAAATTTTTAAAGGTATCAATACAGAAGAAAAATTAACAGAAATTGTGACTTTTGCCTTAAGCAAATCCTCATCAGGAAAAGTGCATATCGAAACAGATATGCGGGCGCTATATAATCCAACCAGAATGCAGAATATTGCTAAAGCTACTAAAAATTTAATTCAAAAAATTCATCAAATATGTCCTAATTGTGCTTGTCCTGGCTTTGACGAGATCGAGCAACGTCGAGGATTACCCTGTGGATTATGCAATCTTCCCACATCTGCAATCCGCTCGGTAGTCTATCAGTGCCAAAAATGCAGTTTTCAACAAGAAAAACTATTTCCGCAGGGTATTAAAGCAGCCGATCCGGCTCAGTGTATGTATTGCAATCCTTAG
- a CDS encoding glycosyltransferase family 2 protein, with the protein MIEATIAVVVVTYNRKKLLIECLDALLTGTRLPDKIILVDNGSTDNTPDFLKAEGYLANQLIDYIRLPENTGGAGGFYQGVKYGYEAGYDWLWLMDDDAEPEIDALEKLSHYLDEPDVSALANLKIDLEGEILHPHLGFFDRQTHQNNFDFDIEIHKKIENDLVKKHQALEIAFSSFVGILVSKKAIEEVGFPNKEFFIRGDDLEYCLRLNKAGKILLITDSIILHKEAGDPGAIVKHFLGKISYRTKYSRIWLTYFETRNAIWLRKNYASKTRFYLRTIKYYCRSLIAILLFDDRKFKRLQFLTEAYQDGLKGYFDNNKPKILYEKKL; encoded by the coding sequence ATGATTGAAGCAACAATCGCTGTTGTAGTCGTCACCTATAACCGAAAGAAACTTTTAATAGAATGCCTGGATGCATTACTGACTGGAACGCGCTTGCCAGACAAAATTATCCTTGTAGACAATGGATCTACCGATAACACACCTGATTTTCTGAAGGCAGAAGGATATCTGGCAAATCAGCTCATCGATTACATCCGCTTACCAGAAAACACTGGCGGCGCAGGTGGATTTTACCAAGGTGTAAAGTATGGATATGAAGCAGGTTACGATTGGCTGTGGTTGATGGATGACGATGCCGAACCTGAAATAGATGCTTTAGAAAAGCTAAGTCATTATCTAGATGAGCCTGATGTGAGTGCTTTAGCGAATCTCAAAATTGACTTAGAAGGTGAAATATTACATCCCCATCTAGGCTTTTTCGATCGCCAGACTCATCAAAATAATTTTGATTTTGATATTGAAATTCATAAAAAGATAGAAAACGATTTAGTAAAAAAACATCAAGCCTTAGAGATAGCCTTTAGTTCTTTTGTGGGCATTTTAGTTAGTAAAAAAGCGATTGAGGAAGTGGGCTTTCCTAATAAAGAATTTTTTATTAGGGGTGACGATTTAGAGTACTGTCTTAGATTAAATAAAGCAGGCAAGATATTGTTAATTACTGATAGTATTATTCTTCACAAAGAAGCTGGCGATCCGGGAGCGATTGTCAAACATTTTTTAGGCAAAATTTCTTATAGAACCAAATATAGCAGAATATGGCTGACTTATTTTGAGACCAGAAATGCAATTTGGTTAAGAAAAAACTATGCCAGTAAAACAAGATTTTATTTGAGAACGATTAAATACTATTGCCGCTCTCTGATTGCTATTTTGCTCTTTGACGATCGCAAGTTTAAGCGCCTACAATTTCTCACTGAAGCTTACCAGGATGGTCTCAAGGGTTATTTTGATAACAATAAGCCTAAAATTTTATATGAAAAAAAACTCTGA
- a CDS encoding DUF4346 domain-containing protein codes for MERTLEDLTAIDDKLSKRHIDLDPGGYFIIYLDREAGLICAKHYTNAIDDRGLAVDPETGKPIPARGKVQRTSTTLYRGRTAKEICVEIFEQEQSCPVTYLDHAAYLGREFVRAEIALVNGQEYVQD; via the coding sequence ATGGAGCGGACGCTAGAAGACTTAACGGCAATTGATGACAAACTTTCTAAGCGTCATATTGACCTTGACCCAGGCGGATATTTCATCATTTATCTGGATCGAGAAGCAGGGTTAATTTGTGCGAAGCATTACACCAATGCGATCGACGATCGCGGTTTAGCCGTCGATCCTGAAACGGGTAAACCTATCCCCGCCCGCGGTAAAGTTCAACGAACTTCCACCACACTATATCGGGGTAGAACAGCAAAAGAAATTTGCGTGGAAATTTTTGAGCAAGAACAATCTTGTCCCGTGACGTACTTAGATCACGCCGCTTATCTTGGACGAGAATTTGTCCGCGCCGAGATCGCTTTAGTTAACGGGCAAGAATACGTTCAGGATTAA
- a CDS encoding DUF4278 domain-containing protein, with product MSCDVGFCLATWDLSMRLLFLLPLTTSLISGYLCKKSADEMAYLTGTATVVSLILALILAPWQIQLLILCVTILGTKKLLLKNLSKSESNSIAQSITQSDRPQIAIPSISSENDAVAEVKGMYRGAPWLSSQEKTPAPQPDPANLKYRGASVVKQGSRDELGAGSREQ from the coding sequence GTGTCATGCGATGTTGGCTTTTGCCTTGCGACTTGGGACTTGAGTATGCGATTACTGTTTCTCTTACCCTTAACAACTAGTCTGATCTCTGGATATCTCTGCAAAAAATCTGCTGATGAGATGGCTTACCTAACAGGAACGGCTACAGTCGTCAGCCTGATTTTGGCTTTGATTTTAGCTCCTTGGCAGATCCAGTTATTAATCCTGTGTGTAACAATCTTGGGGACAAAAAAATTACTTTTAAAAAATTTATCCAAAAGCGAGTCTAATTCAATCGCCCAAAGTATAACCCAGAGCGATCGCCCTCAGATAGCAATTCCTAGCATCTCCAGCGAAAACGATGCCGTCGCAGAAGTTAAAGGAATGTATCGCGGTGCGCCTTGGCTATCGAGTCAGGAAAAAACACCTGCACCACAGCCAGATCCCGCCAACCTCAAATATCGCGGCGCGAGTGTTGTAAAACAAGGGAGCAGGGACGAGCTGGGAGCAGGGAGCAGGGAGCAGTGA
- a CDS encoding ABC transporter permease, whose translation MPFEVVYTPESLLRHPIQLFKQMGRDLLASRELAWRLMVRDISAQYRQSFLGVIWAFLPPIVMAAGFTLASDAGAIAVEATDLPYPAYVMFSTALWQTFVEALNGPVQAVTVAKPMLAKVNFPREAIVLAKLGEVFFNFAIKLILIVGLFIWFRVPVSWTVILAPVALIHLILFGTFIGVLLAPLGILYQDVSKGLTMITGFWLFLTPVVYPVPGEGTFGFLVRLNPVTPLLVTTRELATTGVISDPAGFWIASIITLVGLLLTWVAFRLAMPFVIERVSS comes from the coding sequence ATGCCGTTTGAAGTGGTGTATACGCCTGAAAGCTTATTAAGGCATCCGATTCAGTTGTTTAAGCAAATGGGACGAGACTTACTCGCTTCTCGCGAACTAGCATGGCGGCTGATGGTGCGAGATATTAGCGCTCAGTACCGTCAGTCGTTTCTGGGTGTGATTTGGGCTTTTTTGCCTCCAATTGTGATGGCAGCAGGATTTACGCTCGCTAGTGATGCAGGTGCGATCGCAGTTGAAGCTACAGATTTACCATATCCAGCTTATGTCATGTTCAGTACGGCGTTGTGGCAAACTTTTGTGGAAGCGCTCAACGGTCCAGTGCAAGCGGTAACAGTAGCTAAGCCGATGCTAGCTAAGGTGAATTTTCCCCGAGAAGCGATCGTTTTGGCAAAGTTAGGTGAGGTCTTTTTCAACTTCGCGATCAAGCTGATTTTAATTGTGGGATTGTTTATTTGGTTTCGAGTTCCGGTCAGTTGGACGGTAATTTTGGCTCCAGTGGCGCTGATTCATTTGATTTTATTCGGTACATTTATCGGTGTTTTATTAGCGCCGTTGGGGATTTTATACCAGGATGTATCAAAAGGACTGACCATGATTACGGGGTTTTGGCTGTTCTTAACTCCAGTAGTCTATCCCGTTCCTGGCGAAGGAACGTTTGGATTTCTAGTGCGGCTGAATCCCGTGACTCCTCTACTCGTAACGACGAGGGAACTAGCAACGACGGGAGTTATCTCAGACCCGGCGGGATTTTGGATCGCAAGTATTATTACTCTAGTTGGCTTATTATTAACCTGGGTGGCATTTCGCCTCGCCATGCCTTTCGTGATTGAAAGGGTGAGTTCCTAA